A section of the Apodemus sylvaticus chromosome 10, mApoSyl1.1, whole genome shotgun sequence genome encodes:
- the Trim7 gene encoding E3 ubiquitin-protein ligase TRIM7 isoform X1, which produces MASVGPRTGPNAGAEALALAAELQGEATCSICLEFFREPVSVECGHSFCRACITRCWERPGAGTGTATRTLPCPLPCPQCREPARPSQLRPNRQLAAVASLLRRFSLPPTVPGERGTPAVAARAAAARCSQHGEQLKLYCQDDGRAICVVCDRAREHRSHAVLPLEEAVQEAKELLDSRLRALKKVLEDYEAFRSTEERESKDLLKQMEAEKEKVGAEFQALRAFLVEQEGRLLSRLEVLSREVTQKQNENLAQLEGEITQLSKLSSHIQETAQKPDLDFLQEFKSTLSKCSSVPGSKPTTVASEMKNKVWNVSLKSFVLKGLLKKFKEDLQGELEKEEKVELTLDPDTANPRLILSLDLKSVRLGQRAQDLPNHPRRFDTNTRVLASCGFSSGRHHWEVEVGAKDGWAFGVARESVRRKGLTPFTPEEGVWAMQLNNGQYWAVTSPERTQLNCGHLSRVRVALDLEVGAVSFYAVEDMRHLYTFRVNFQERVFPLFSVCSTGTYLRIWP; this is translated from the exons ATGGCGTCTGTGGGGCCGCGGACCGGGCCGAACGCAGGAGCCGAGGCGCTGGCCCTGGCAGCAGAGCTCCAGGGCGAGGCGACGTGCTCCATCTGCCTAGAGTTTTTCCGGGAACCGGTGTCGGTCGAGTGCGGCCACAGCTTCTGTCGCGCCTGCATCACGCGCTGCTGGGAGCGTCCCGGAGCTGGGACCGGCACGGCGACCCGCACGCTGCCCTGCCCACTGCCCTGCCCTCAGTGCCGAGAGCCCGCGCGCCCCAGCCAGCTGCGACCCAATCGACAGCTGGCTGCGGTGGCCTCGCTCCTCCGGCGCTTCAGCCTGCCCCCCACCGTCCCCGGGGAGCGCGGGACCCCAGCGGTGGCTGCCCGGGCGGCCGCTGCGCGCTGCTCCCAACACGGAGAGCAACTTAAGCTCTACTGCCAAGACGACGGCCGCGCCATTTGCGTGGTGTGCGACCGCGCCCGCGAGCACCGTTCGCACGCTGTGCTGCCGCTGGAGGAGGCGGTGCAGGAGGCCAAG GAGCTGCTGGATTCCAGGCTGAGGGCCTTGAAGAAAGTACTGGAAGATTATGAAGCGTTCCGGTcaacagaggagagggagagcaaAGATCTTCTA aagcagatggaaGCAGAGAAGGAGAAGGTAGGTGCGGAGTTCCAAGCACTCCGAGCCTTCCTGGTAGAGCAGGAGGGCCGGCTCCTCAGCCGACTGGAGGTGCTGTCCCGGGAAGTGACACAGAAGCAGAATGAGAACCTGGCCCAGCTGGAGGGGGAGATCACTCAGCTGTCCAAACTCAGCAGCCACATCCAGGAGACAGCTCAGAAGCCGGACCTAGACTTCCTCCAG GAGTTCAAAAGCACCCTGAGCAA GTGCAGCAGCGTGCCCGGCTCCAAGCCAACCACAGTCGCGTCTGAGATGAAGAATAAAGTGTGGAATGTTTCCCTCAAGAGTTTCGTCTTGAAAGGATTGCTGAAGAAGTTCAAAG AGGATCTGCAGGGAGagctggagaaagaagagaaag tgGAGCTCACTTTGGACCCGGACACCGCCAACCCCCGCCTCATCTTGTCCCTGGATCTTAAGAGCGTACGTCTAGGACAGCGCGCCCAGGACTTGCCTAACCATCCTCGCCGCTTCGATACCAACACCCGCGTCCTGGCGTCCTGTGGTTTCTCCTCCGGGCGACATCACTGGGAGGTGGAAGTGGGCGCCAAGGACGGCTGGGCTTTCGGTGTGGCCCGCGAGAGCGTGCGTCGCAAGGGTCTCACGCCCTTTACCCCCGAGGAGGGCGTCTGGGCAATGCAACTCAACAATGGGCAATACTGGGCGGTGACCAGCCCTGAGAGGACGCAACTCAACTGTGGGCACCTGTCGCGGGTGAGGGTGGCCCTGGACCTTGAGGTGGGAGCCGTGTCCTTTTACGCAGTGGAGGACATGCGCCACCTCTACACCTTCCGCGTCAACTTTCAGGAGCGAGTGTTCCCCCTTTTCTCTGTTTGCTCTACGGGTACCTACTTGAGAATCTGGCCTTGA
- the Trim7 gene encoding E3 ubiquitin-protein ligase TRIM7 isoform X2, with translation MASVGPRTGPNAGAEALALAAELQGEATCSICLEFFREPVSVECGHSFCRACITRCWERPGAGTGTATRTLPCPLPCPQCREPARPSQLRPNRQLAAVASLLRRFSLPPTVPGERGTPAVAARAAAARCSQHGEQLKLYCQDDGRAICVVCDRAREHRSHAVLPLEEAVQEAKELLDSRLRALKKVLEDYEAFRSTEERESKDLLGSQRRNNDYLRSTDDVV, from the exons ATGGCGTCTGTGGGGCCGCGGACCGGGCCGAACGCAGGAGCCGAGGCGCTGGCCCTGGCAGCAGAGCTCCAGGGCGAGGCGACGTGCTCCATCTGCCTAGAGTTTTTCCGGGAACCGGTGTCGGTCGAGTGCGGCCACAGCTTCTGTCGCGCCTGCATCACGCGCTGCTGGGAGCGTCCCGGAGCTGGGACCGGCACGGCGACCCGCACGCTGCCCTGCCCACTGCCCTGCCCTCAGTGCCGAGAGCCCGCGCGCCCCAGCCAGCTGCGACCCAATCGACAGCTGGCTGCGGTGGCCTCGCTCCTCCGGCGCTTCAGCCTGCCCCCCACCGTCCCCGGGGAGCGCGGGACCCCAGCGGTGGCTGCCCGGGCGGCCGCTGCGCGCTGCTCCCAACACGGAGAGCAACTTAAGCTCTACTGCCAAGACGACGGCCGCGCCATTTGCGTGGTGTGCGACCGCGCCCGCGAGCACCGTTCGCACGCTGTGCTGCCGCTGGAGGAGGCGGTGCAGGAGGCCAAG GAGCTGCTGGATTCCAGGCTGAGGGCCTTGAAGAAAGTACTGGAAGATTATGAAGCGTTCCGGTcaacagaggagagggagagcaaAGATCTTCTA GGTTCACAGAGACGGAACAATGATTATCTGAGAAGTACCGATGATGTGGTTTGA